A segment of the Pedobacter faecalis genome:
ACAAACCCTGTAGCTAACAATGCTGCAGGGTTTTGTTGTTTATACGGAGTTCTTGTCTTTATAAAACAAACCGGCTTCCGATATCCCCATTGCTACTTTATAAACCATATCGCCTTTCAATTGTTATTGGTTTAACATTCACCTAAACTTAAAAATTATGGCCAGAGGAACAAAAGTGGAAAGGAATTCGGTATCGAATCAGGAACACGAGATTAAATATGAGGCTGGAAAGATGGGCGTTAAGCAGTCGGATATTAAGGACGCAAAGAAAGGCGGCTCTAACCAGCGTAAGGATATCGAAAAGAAAGTAAAGTAGAAGACAGAATTAAGAGCCCCTTATAAGGGGCTTTTTTGTTAGACATACCGTCCTGCTGGGCTTTTTGTTCTTTTGGCTGGTTTGCCTTTATGGTTGTACCACATGATGAATCCGGTGATGGGTAATCCTGCGCAAATGAGCGACACGAAGAAATAGAAGAGCTTGGTGGGTATGCCGCTGTAAGCGCCGGTATGCAGATCGTAATTCATGGTACGGAGTTTTTGTCCGCCCCTGATGTCCTGATCACCATACTTTAGCAATAGCTCACCCGTGTTGCGATCGAAGTAATACCACATGAACTGGTGGGTCCGGTTTTTGGCCAGACGTACTTGTACATCAAGCGGATCAGTTTCCTTGTCGCGAAAGCGTACGGAAAATATGTCGGCATCTTGATGATCGTGTAAGAGTTTTTTTAGTACTGAGTCGGCCGCTCCTCGGTTATAATCCGGGTTTGGGCTCGACAGAGGAATTTTAATCTTCTGGTAAGGCGTGCCGCCGTTGGCTACATATTGCACCGATTTATCGGCCCATTCAAAAGCGAATACCATACCTGTTACCGAGATGATGATTCCGGGTATGATAATGTAGAACCCGAAAACATTATGGATATCGTAAATCAATCGCTTAATACCGACGCGCATTTTTAGTGCGAATCCGCGCTTAAAAGCTTTTCTCTTCCATTTTCGCGGGAACCAGAGGACGAGGCCGCTTAGCAGCAGTAGGAAAAAGCAGAGGGATGAGCCTCCGGTTATTATGCCCCCGACAGTATCGCCAAGGAGGAGATTGCGGTGCAGGCTGAGCACGATCTGGAAAAACTCGTTCAGCGTATTTTCTATGTAGACTACTTTTCCGGTGTACGGATTTACGTACACGCGGTAGTAATATTTGTTATAGTTCCAGTAGCCGATGCCGTCTTTGTCGGTAAGCGTAGCCCGGAAGATCCAGTTGCGCCGGCCGTCAGGGTAGATTTCAGCGCGCGTGACTTTGATATCAGCTCCCAGCGCTTGCTGTGCGGTTTGCCTCAGTTCACTGAAATCACGAAATGTGCCCCCACCGGTATCTGTAACATACAGCCTGTCGCGATAGAAAAACGTTTTCAGCTCGTCTGCAAACACATTGATGCAGCCGGTGAGGCTGACGATCAGGACGACGATCCCGGTAATCAGCCCCAGCCATTTATGTAACCAGAAGAAAACCTTCCTGAACACCTGTTAGAAGTTGTACGA
Coding sequences within it:
- a CDS encoding PepSY-associated TM helix domain-containing protein; translated protein: MFRKVFFWLHKWLGLITGIVVLIVSLTGCINVFADELKTFFYRDRLYVTDTGGGTFRDFSELRQTAQQALGADIKVTRAEIYPDGRRNWIFRATLTDKDGIGYWNYNKYYYRVYVNPYTGKVVYIENTLNEFFQIVLSLHRNLLLGDTVGGIITGGSSLCFFLLLLSGLVLWFPRKWKRKAFKRGFALKMRVGIKRLIYDIHNVFGFYIIIPGIIISVTGMVFAFEWADKSVQYVANGGTPYQKIKIPLSSPNPDYNRGAADSVLKKLLHDHQDADIFSVRFRDKETDPLDVQVRLAKNRTHQFMWYYFDRNTGELLLKYGDQDIRGGQKLRTMNYDLHTGAYSGIPTKLFYFFVSLICAGLPITGFIMWYNHKGKPAKRTKSPAGRYV